Proteins encoded within one genomic window of Hermetia illucens chromosome 2, iHerIll2.2.curated.20191125, whole genome shotgun sequence:
- the LOC119650266 gene encoding uncharacterized protein LOC119650266 — translation MRVMLALIGGLSLFVFLECFSDKNWIRYTSCSRRTRATTFNGIFSRNSFVFDLIFSKKSWKVVRNMNNPNLIEFQLILPTDKKSEKKYVKKDLWFPPLSVNTACGL, via the exons ATGAGAGTAATGCTCGCTCTGATAGGTGGATTATCCCTTTTTGTGTTTTTAGAGTGTT tttcagataaaaattggattcGCTACACGTCCTGCAGCAGGAGAACTCGAGCTACGACCTTCAACGGAATATTTTCGCGTAACTCCTTTGTCTTTgacttaattttttcaaaaaaatcgtGGAAAGTTGTTCGGAATATGAATAATCCAAATTTGATCGAATTTCAACTAATTCTTCCAACTGacaagaaatctgaaaaaaagtacgTGAAAAAAGACTTGTGGTTTCCGCCCTTAAGTGTCAATACAGCTTGTGGTCTCTGA